One region of Duncaniella freteri genomic DNA includes:
- a CDS encoding helix-turn-helix domain-containing protein, which produces MEIVAIDKEVLDAMFERMAYLHNMLHTLFERVRDKNPDDWLSLEETCRLLNISERKVRNLQSGGRIGFVRCGKKCKYSAQDVSAIIAKGGADIE; this is translated from the coding sequence ATGGAAATTGTAGCAATCGACAAGGAGGTCCTTGACGCGATGTTCGAGCGTATGGCCTACCTTCATAATATGCTTCACACGCTCTTTGAGAGAGTCCGCGACAAAAATCCCGACGACTGGCTTTCGCTTGAAGAAACCTGCCGTTTGCTGAACATCTCGGAGCGGAAAGTCCGCAACCTTCAGTCAGGCGGCAGAATCGGCTTCGTAAGATGCGGTAAGAAATGCAAATACAGTGCGCAGGATGTGTCAGCCATTATCGCGAAAGGAGGTGCCGACATTGAGTGA
- a CDS encoding helix-turn-helix domain-containing protein yields MSDRIYTGADESVRLFFSQCRHSLEMAERLVKECRPSLMGRRFITDAQLSERLGISRRTLQDYRDKGKIPFYRLDGKILYDEDDIEKFLSGTYRPKFDE; encoded by the coding sequence TTGAGTGACAGAATATACACAGGGGCAGACGAGTCTGTAAGACTGTTCTTCTCTCAGTGCAGGCATTCCCTTGAAATGGCGGAGCGGCTGGTGAAGGAATGCCGGCCGTCGCTTATGGGCAGGCGGTTCATCACTGACGCACAGCTTTCAGAGAGGCTGGGCATATCCCGAAGGACGCTTCAGGACTACCGCGACAAAGGGAAGATTCCGTTCTACCGTCTTGACGGCAAGATACTTTATGACGAGGACGACATCGAAAAATTCCTGTCGGGGACATACCGGCCGAAATTCGATGAATAG
- a CDS encoding site-specific integrase encodes MKIEKFKVLLYLKKSGLDRNGKAPIMGRITVNRTMAQFSCKLSCTPGLWNPRESRLDGKSREAVETNAAIDRLLLGVNAAFDFLVNRGGDFDANDVKEQFQGSMETRVTLMRMTDAVCEELKSRIGIDRAKTSYATYHYTRRALAEFVQRRFKVTDLAFDQLTERFIYEFQTFVTDDKGLSIETARHYLAILKKVCRRAFREGHSAICHFHNFSLPKQTLKTPRALSRESFEKIRDVEIPPHRRTHRLARDLFLFACYTGTAYIDTVTITRENLYTDETGALWLRYNRRKNELRATVKLLPEAVELIERYRDDERETLFPMIYHPNLKRHMKALAALAGIKDDLCFHQARHSFASLITLDAGVPIETISRMLGHSSIKTTQAYARVTPRKLFEDMGRFIAATSDLELTL; translated from the coding sequence ATGAAAATCGAAAAATTCAAGGTGCTGCTCTACCTTAAAAAGAGCGGACTCGACAGGAACGGGAAAGCACCCATAATGGGGCGCATAACCGTCAACCGCACGATGGCGCAGTTCAGCTGCAAGCTGTCATGCACGCCCGGGTTGTGGAACCCGCGTGAGAGCCGGCTTGACGGCAAAAGCCGTGAGGCGGTGGAGACAAACGCAGCAATAGACCGCCTGCTGCTTGGTGTAAATGCCGCCTTTGACTTCCTTGTCAACCGTGGCGGTGACTTCGACGCCAACGATGTCAAGGAACAGTTCCAGGGCAGCATGGAAACCCGCGTAACTCTGATGAGAATGACCGATGCGGTATGTGAGGAGTTGAAGAGCCGAATAGGAATAGACCGCGCAAAGACTTCCTATGCCACCTACCATTACACCCGCCGGGCTTTGGCGGAGTTCGTTCAAAGACGCTTCAAGGTGACTGATCTTGCTTTTGACCAACTTACCGAGCGTTTCATCTATGAGTTCCAGACCTTCGTCACCGATGACAAGGGGTTGTCGATAGAGACGGCCAGGCATTATCTCGCCATCCTCAAGAAAGTATGCCGGCGAGCTTTCAGGGAGGGGCACTCCGCAATATGCCATTTCCATAACTTCTCGCTTCCGAAACAGACGCTTAAAACACCGAGGGCGCTAAGCCGGGAATCATTCGAGAAAATCCGGGATGTGGAGATACCTCCGCACCGCAGGACACACCGCCTGGCGCGGGATCTTTTTCTATTCGCCTGTTATACGGGTACAGCGTACATAGACACCGTCACCATAACCCGTGAGAATCTGTACACGGATGAGACGGGGGCGTTGTGGCTCAGATACAACCGCCGGAAAAACGAATTGCGTGCCACTGTGAAACTCCTGCCCGAAGCCGTGGAACTGATAGAACGGTACCGGGACGATGAGAGGGAGACATTGTTCCCGATGATATACCATCCCAACCTGAAACGCCACATGAAGGCACTGGCGGCACTCGCCGGAATAAAGGATGACCTGTGCTTCCATCAGGCAAGGCACAGTTTCGCGAGCCTGATCACGCTTGATGCGGGTGTGCCGATAGAGACCATAAGCCGGATGCTTGGCCACTCCAGCATAAAGACGACACAGGCATACGCCCGTGTGACCCCGCGTAAACTTTTCGAGGACATGGGCCGGTTCATCGCGGCGACATCCGACCTTGAACTGACTCTGTAA
- a CDS encoding IS4 family transposase translates to MSKSSNFFGQPTYGQLIKSLDREKIVEISRKHGGEKYVKSFDGYTHLLTMLYAVIQRFDSLREIETSMTAEVRKLHHVGIDTVPRRSTLSDANARRSEKFFEDVYRDLYAANKDILSSDSRRNGTEEWIRRLRIIDSTTITLFSNAIFKGVGRHPKTGKKKGGIKVHSVIHANEGVHCDVQFTSAATNDSFMLAPSHYSHNEIVALDRAYINYAKFEELTDRGVVYVTKMKKNLSYEILVDCMHQNPQGLMEYREQVVVFRKDGINHIARIITYVDIKKGKKPKLISLLTNDFDMPLETIVAIYRRRWQIESLFKQIKQNFPLRYFYGESANAIKIQIWVTLIANLLLSVLQSTLQRRWSFSGLATIVRIVLMYYLNLEKFLNQPDADLKIMLAEASESPPEDPENC, encoded by the coding sequence ATGAGTAAAAGTAGTAATTTCTTCGGACAGCCGACATATGGTCAGCTGATAAAATCACTTGATCGTGAAAAAATAGTTGAAATCAGCCGAAAACACGGCGGAGAGAAGTATGTCAAGAGCTTTGACGGCTATACGCATTTGCTTACGATGCTATATGCTGTCATACAGCGCTTCGATTCATTGCGTGAGATAGAGACTTCTATGACAGCCGAGGTACGCAAACTCCATCATGTAGGCATTGACACTGTGCCCAGGCGGAGCACCTTGTCGGATGCAAATGCCAGACGTTCAGAGAAGTTCTTTGAAGATGTATACCGCGACTTGTATGCAGCCAATAAAGACATTCTTTCCTCGGACAGCCGACGCAATGGCACGGAAGAGTGGATAAGACGGCTTAGAATCATCGATTCCACTACAATCACGTTGTTCTCCAATGCTATTTTCAAGGGTGTTGGCCGTCATCCGAAGACGGGAAAGAAGAAAGGCGGCATCAAGGTACACTCGGTCATACATGCCAACGAGGGCGTTCACTGCGACGTACAGTTCACTTCGGCAGCGACCAATGACTCCTTCATGCTTGCACCGAGCCATTACAGCCACAACGAGATAGTAGCACTTGACCGTGCATATATCAACTATGCCAAATTCGAGGAACTGACGGATCGAGGGGTGGTATATGTAACCAAAATGAAGAAAAACCTCAGTTATGAAATACTTGTGGACTGTATGCACCAGAATCCGCAGGGACTGATGGAGTACCGTGAACAGGTCGTAGTGTTCCGTAAAGACGGCATCAACCACATTGCAAGAATAATCACATACGTTGACATTAAGAAAGGCAAGAAGCCAAAACTTATATCGCTTCTCACCAATGACTTCGACATGCCTCTGGAGACAATCGTGGCCATCTACCGTCGCCGATGGCAGATTGAGTCGCTTTTCAAGCAGATAAAGCAGAACTTCCCTTTGCGATACTTCTATGGCGAAAGTGCCAATGCCATAAAAATACAGATTTGGGTAACGCTCATAGCTAATCTGTTGCTCTCGGTCTTACAAAGCACCTTGCAAAGGCGTTGGAGCTTTTCTGGACTGGCTACAATCGTCAGAATTGTACTGATGTATTATCTGAATCTCGAAAAGTTCCTAAATCAGCCCGACGCTGACTTGAAAATCATGCTCGCAGAGGCCTCGGAATCCCCTCCTGAAGATCCCGAAAACTGCTGA
- a CDS encoding site-specific integrase encodes MLFYINRGKTRSDGTTSVLCRITVDGKSTVMTTCISCRPIDWNPKTGETKCVRDNARLAAMRGDIEEAYADILKRQGVVSAELLKNNVAGSVTVPSGLLGIGEAERLRLKARSEETGSNSTYRESGYNQRYLAEYITSTGKSDIPVADVTGEFGHAYKAYLVRRKNFSPQYVNRCMRWLSRLLYIAVDNGTIRVNPIEDMDYERRPDARHRYITRDELRRILATPMRDTRQELGRRAFIFSCFTGLAYADVQLLYPHHIGTTSDERRYIRINRRKTKVEAFIPLHPIAERILSLYNTSDDEKPVFPLPSRDAMWFEIHELGVAIGKDDNLSYHQARHSFGTMLISESIPIESIAGMMGHSNISTTQGYAKITEEKIAREMDRLIKRRKSGTAYERKE; translated from the coding sequence ATACTATTCTACATCAACCGTGGCAAGACACGTTCCGACGGAACCACATCCGTGCTTTGCCGTATAACCGTGGATGGTAAAAGCACAGTCATGACCACCTGCATATCATGCAGACCCATAGACTGGAACCCCAAAACCGGCGAGACAAAATGCGTCAGAGACAACGCCCGGCTTGCCGCTATGCGAGGCGACATCGAGGAAGCCTACGCTGATATTCTTAAACGGCAGGGTGTTGTAAGTGCCGAGCTACTTAAAAACAACGTTGCGGGAAGCGTTACTGTCCCATCCGGACTTCTCGGTATCGGAGAGGCGGAGCGACTCCGTTTGAAGGCGCGCTCCGAGGAGACCGGCTCCAATTCCACATACCGCGAGTCGGGTTACAACCAGAGATATCTTGCGGAATATATCACATCCACGGGTAAATCCGACATCCCGGTTGCGGACGTGACCGGGGAATTCGGCCACGCATACAAGGCGTATCTGGTACGGCGCAAGAACTTCTCGCCCCAGTACGTCAACCGGTGTATGCGCTGGCTGAGCCGCCTGCTCTACATAGCCGTCGACAACGGCACGATACGTGTCAACCCCATAGAGGATATGGACTACGAGAGACGTCCCGATGCCCGTCACCGTTACATAACCCGTGACGAACTGAGGCGCATCCTTGCGACACCCATGCGCGACACGCGCCAGGAACTCGGACGCAGGGCTTTCATATTCTCCTGCTTCACCGGACTTGCCTATGCTGACGTACAGCTGCTTTACCCGCACCATATCGGCACGACCTCCGACGAACGCCGGTACATACGCATCAACCGCCGAAAGACAAAGGTGGAGGCGTTCATCCCACTGCATCCCATAGCGGAGCGGATACTGTCGCTCTACAACACCTCGGACGATGAAAAGCCGGTGTTTCCCCTGCCGTCACGCGACGCCATGTGGTTCGAGATACACGAACTCGGTGTGGCGATAGGCAAGGATGACAACCTGTCCTACCATCAGGCGAGGCACAGTTTCGGTACCATGCTGATATCGGAGAGCATACCTATCGAGAGCATAGCCGGGATGATGGGACACTCCAATATATCCACCACACAGGGTTATGCGAAAATCACGGAGGAAAAGATTGCCAGAGAGATGGACCGGCTCATCAAGCGGAGGAAAAGCGGAACGGCTTATGAGAGAAAAGAATAA
- a CDS encoding IS5 family transposase — translation MHRINLYQTLLTEGQWSYINKVFFENDCRKRKNSLRSLFEAVLYLLVTGCQWRMLPHDYPKWQLVYYYFRKWSKEGRIEHLLNKLVRKVRKKRNQSESPSVGALDAQSVKWGNRKSDNGFDANKKVKGIKRNIVVDRNGFILARTVCSASVHDSHQAHPLCNAADREWERLEKVLVDRGYRGEIAKDIEKDFAISLEVSNTPNGTKGFIPKPLRWVVERTFSWLDWFRRLSRNYEESTEVAEEMIDLAAIKILLNQI, via the coding sequence ATGCATAGAATCAATCTCTATCAGACACTTTTGACCGAGGGTCAATGGTCTTATATAAACAAAGTATTCTTCGAAAATGATTGTCGCAAACGTAAAAATTCACTACGGAGCCTATTCGAAGCGGTATTATACCTACTGGTCACAGGATGTCAGTGGAGGATGCTTCCGCACGATTATCCCAAGTGGCAACTGGTGTACTATTACTTCCGAAAGTGGTCCAAAGAAGGTAGAATCGAACATTTGCTCAACAAACTTGTACGAAAGGTGAGGAAGAAACGAAATCAATCAGAAAGTCCCTCTGTAGGAGCATTGGACGCACAAAGCGTTAAATGGGGCAACCGTAAGAGTGACAATGGATTTGACGCAAACAAGAAAGTCAAGGGCATCAAACGTAACATAGTGGTTGACCGCAATGGCTTTATTCTTGCCCGGACAGTATGCAGTGCATCGGTTCATGATTCCCATCAGGCTCACCCATTGTGTAATGCAGCAGACAGAGAGTGGGAACGGCTTGAAAAGGTTCTTGTTGACCGGGGTTACCGAGGGGAGATTGCTAAAGATATTGAAAAAGATTTTGCAATCAGCCTTGAGGTTTCCAATACTCCAAACGGGACTAAGGGATTCATACCGAAACCTCTCAGATGGGTGGTCGAGAGAACTTTCTCATGGCTTGACTGGTTCCGTCGCCTTTCACGCAATTATGAAGAATCAACCGAGGTCGCTGAAGAAATGATTGATTTGGCTGCCATAAAAATTTTATTGAATCAAATTTAA
- a CDS encoding GHKL domain-containing protein, whose amino-acid sequence MIIGTLATVKDEGKNAYILLTTLFFATICIFPLKELYSPLIASRIWQITFSIEFLCSLIAILLNKDSKYHAIIVALISGVLIICPFYNVLVFSETETPLSVGAESIFIRVDYLVSIITIIVSCIFVICTFVIMKRTKRSASDYKLAQLLQETISLHSRSDSFRYPMEKLWSYEANAKFKQLELLIQHYINEIQTLSKKPPLPNNIYSLSMDELRPMIYNMSADISRLNDLVSKQNSSIEFPSDFSIITELNHSLATPLSQIEANCELLKSKVKGLSLHQLNKIIQYVNFCRCTILAYKELLSSTLTGEAGSYITNLNESFDMYCAKYEKRNLKLNIKNDKDIKISGNVLFSIISPLLENAVCASPDNTEVRLDIKSVEAETKITIENESIQTPKVSDLQTSGFSSKENHYGTGLETVRHFLNLLKGRNLQVDVINNIVKFVLYIPCK is encoded by the coding sequence GTGATAATTGGTACTCTTGCAACAGTAAAGGATGAAGGCAAAAATGCGTATATCCTATTAACGACATTGTTTTTTGCAACCATATGTATATTTCCTCTAAAGGAATTATATTCACCTTTAATTGCATCAAGAATATGGCAAATTACATTTAGTATTGAGTTCTTATGTTCTTTAATTGCAATTCTGCTTAATAAAGATAGCAAGTATCATGCAATTATTGTTGCGCTAATCAGCGGTGTTCTTATAATATGTCCATTTTATAATGTTTTAGTTTTCTCTGAAACAGAAACGCCACTCTCTGTTGGTGCAGAAAGCATCTTCATACGAGTTGATTATCTAGTTTCAATTATTACTATAATTGTATCGTGTATTTTTGTTATATGCACATTTGTAATAATGAAGCGAACAAAACGTTCTGCATCTGACTATAAATTAGCACAATTATTACAAGAAACCATCTCATTACATTCAAGGAGTGATAGTTTTCGTTATCCTATGGAAAAATTATGGTCTTATGAAGCAAATGCTAAATTTAAGCAATTAGAATTATTAATACAACATTATATTAACGAAATACAAACACTTTCTAAAAAGCCACCGTTACCAAACAACATATACTCACTTAGCATGGATGAATTACGTCCAATGATTTATAATATGAGTGCAGATATATCACGCTTAAATGATTTGGTATCTAAACAAAACTCTTCGATTGAGTTCCCTTCAGATTTTTCAATAATAACAGAATTGAACCATTCTTTAGCAACTCCTCTTTCACAGATTGAGGCGAATTGTGAGCTATTAAAATCCAAAGTAAAAGGCTTATCGTTACATCAACTGAACAAAATTATACAATATGTCAATTTCTGTAGATGTACAATATTAGCATATAAAGAGTTGTTGTCTTCAACATTGACTGGCGAAGCTGGTAGTTACATTACTAATTTAAATGAAAGTTTTGATATGTATTGCGCTAAATATGAGAAGCGCAATCTGAAGCTCAATATCAAAAATGATAAAGATATAAAAATTTCAGGCAATGTGTTATTTTCAATAATATCACCATTATTAGAAAATGCTGTGTGTGCTTCTCCTGATAATACAGAAGTAAGATTAGACATAAAGTCAGTTGAGGCCGAAACTAAAATAACAATTGAAAACGAAAGCATTCAAACGCCAAAAGTGTCTGATTTGCAAACATCTGGATTCTCATCCAAAGAAAATCATTATGGAACAGGGCTTGAAACCGTTAGGCATTTCTTGAACCTGCTGAAAGGTCGAAATTTACAGGTTGATGTTATAAATAATATTGTTAAATTTGTATTATATATACCATGCAAATGA
- a CDS encoding IS4 family transposase, producing MEHRTKNKVEDRTLGWQLSYWGQLLVLIFGQLLGCRSLRELSDITTAHRKKSFHLGFGKEAVDRNILSRCNTNRDWHVFEEFANHMIVLAQEARIDREFCIGGKFYAFDSSTIDLCMSVYDWAKFRSTKSGIKLHTQLDIVTQIPVMINITNASVHDVNAMDIIDYEPLAGYIFDRGYWDLDRLHKIEELGAFFVIREKAKPKFIVEDGLDMPENGNILQDYTVRFTGRRNASNYPSRIRRIVAYIPDLKRSFVFYTNNFFLSAEQIVFLYKNRWQVELFFKWIKQHLRVTTFWGNSETSVRIQIYAAICTYCVVAIIEHKMKLERNIYEVMRILGSSLLVKEHIKDLLTPEPVPAQIANCHPTLDLEFD from the coding sequence ATGGAGCATCGTACCAAAAATAAGGTTGAGGACAGAACCCTCGGATGGCAGTTGTCTTATTGGGGACAGTTGCTTGTCCTTATATTCGGTCAACTGCTCGGATGTCGAAGTCTCCGTGAACTCTCGGATATCACTACAGCACATCGCAAGAAATCCTTTCATCTCGGATTTGGCAAAGAAGCGGTAGACCGTAATATTCTCTCCAGATGCAATACCAATCGTGATTGGCATGTGTTCGAGGAGTTCGCCAACCATATGATTGTGCTGGCTCAGGAAGCCCGTATAGACCGGGAATTTTGTATCGGCGGCAAGTTCTATGCGTTCGATTCCTCCACGATTGACCTTTGCATGAGTGTTTATGACTGGGCAAAGTTCAGAAGCACCAAGTCCGGCATTAAACTGCATACCCAACTTGATATAGTGACGCAGATTCCAGTTATGATAAACATCACCAATGCCTCGGTTCATGATGTAAATGCGATGGATATCATTGATTATGAACCGTTGGCCGGTTATATCTTCGACCGTGGATACTGGGACTTGGATAGGCTTCATAAGATTGAGGAACTTGGAGCCTTCTTTGTCATAAGAGAGAAGGCTAAGCCGAAGTTCATTGTCGAGGATGGTCTGGACATGCCCGAGAATGGAAACATTCTTCAAGATTATACCGTAAGGTTTACCGGTAGACGCAATGCATCCAATTACCCTTCCCGGATTAGACGTATTGTAGCGTATATCCCTGACCTGAAGAGAAGTTTTGTTTTTTACACAAATAATTTCTTCCTGTCTGCCGAACAGATTGTGTTCCTTTACAAGAACCGATGGCAGGTGGAGCTTTTCTTCAAATGGATCAAACAGCACCTTAGAGTCACCACATTCTGGGGTAATTCCGAGACATCCGTCAGAATACAAATTTATGCGGCTATATGCACTTACTGCGTTGTCGCAATAATCGAACATAAAATGAAACTTGAAAGAAACATCTACGAAGTCATGAGAATCCTCGGCAGCTCCCTGCTTGTCAAGGAGCATATCAAGGACTTGTTGACTCCAGAACCGGTGCCAGCACAAATAGCAAATTGCCATCCAACTCTTGACCTCGAATTTGATTAA
- a CDS encoding DUF3408 domain-containing protein — MEERKKVEINEKEILRMMAADIPPSLMTGTGEPTSRLAGEDRSENKSPAPDESAQPKKSPSEAGRDRTPHKKSNVQGYPEHLFDDKVVRGRRQTYVSEGNYDRVRTLLSVIAPAVSISCYIDNILSDHLDRYRDELNAIYSSRLNLKPL; from the coding sequence ATGGAAGAACGAAAAAAAGTTGAAATCAACGAGAAAGAGATACTCAGAATGATGGCGGCAGACATCCCTCCCTCTTTAATGACGGGGACCGGAGAGCCTACATCCCGTCTTGCCGGGGAAGACAGAAGTGAAAACAAATCACCAGCTCCCGATGAATCCGCACAGCCGAAGAAATCCCCGTCTGAAGCCGGCCGTGACAGGACGCCCCATAAAAAGTCTAATGTGCAGGGATATCCCGAACACCTATTTGACGACAAGGTTGTGCGGGGTCGCCGCCAGACATATGTCAGCGAGGGAAACTACGACCGTGTGCGCACCCTGCTTTCAGTGATAGCCCCGGCAGTAAGCATCTCATGCTATATCGACAATATCCTCTCGGACCATCTTGATAGGTATCGTGACGAACTGAACGCCATATACAGCAGCCGGCTTAACCTGAAGCCATTATGA
- a CDS encoding sigma-70 family RNA polymerase sigma factor — translation MATRDLKEFNEWFSRMYERLKEKVSIHGRLDEDRFHDAYLAVRKQVMSSKDGIMDLESYFIGCYRRMAQVTEREDARTTYPGDEYFITLAETDTAEESTEREELMTGCDRLVRDIQRFLRRHFSYEDYRMFMLRFYESGSSFRTIARHTGEKVSVLTRKAQAMLESLRNHPALGTRGRRLAARYAA, via the coding sequence ATGGCTACAAGAGATCTCAAGGAATTCAACGAATGGTTCAGCCGCATGTATGAAAGACTGAAAGAAAAAGTTTCGATACACGGTCGGCTCGACGAGGACCGCTTCCATGACGCGTATCTGGCGGTGAGGAAGCAGGTGATGTCTTCAAAGGACGGTATCATGGATCTCGAATCCTATTTCATCGGCTGCTACCGGCGCATGGCGCAAGTAACGGAACGGGAGGATGCGAGGACCACATATCCGGGTGACGAGTATTTCATCACTCTTGCAGAAACCGACACGGCGGAGGAAAGCACTGAACGGGAGGAACTGATGACCGGATGCGACCGTCTTGTCAGGGACATACAGCGTTTCCTGCGGAGGCATTTTTCATACGAAGACTACCGGATGTTCATGCTGCGTTTCTATGAGAGCGGAAGCTCGTTCCGCACGATAGCGAGGCATACGGGAGAAAAGGTGTCGGTGCTGACACGGAAGGCGCAAGCCATGCTGGAATCATTGCGCAACCATCCGGCACTCGGTACAAGAGGTCGCAGGCTTGCGGCCAGATATGCCGCATGA
- a CDS encoding helix-turn-helix domain-containing protein: MEVVIIDAATFNRMLAGFGELAEKVERLCREHADMGDMQWLDSGDVCRLLDISPRTLQTMRENGTMPFSRICNKVYYKPEDVRRILPVVDVKRRIAARRGKGI; this comes from the coding sequence ATGGAAGTTGTGATAATTGATGCCGCCACGTTCAACAGGATGCTGGCCGGATTCGGTGAGCTTGCCGAAAAAGTGGAGCGGCTCTGCCGCGAACATGCCGACATGGGTGACATGCAGTGGCTCGACAGCGGCGACGTATGTCGGCTGCTCGACATCAGCCCCCGGACATTGCAGACAATGCGTGAGAACGGCACGATGCCGTTCAGCCGTATATGCAACAAGGTCTATTACAAGCCGGAGGATGTACGGCGCATCCTGCCGGTGGTGGATGTAAAGCGCAGGATTGCCGCCCGCCGGGGCAAAGGAATTTGA
- a CDS encoding helix-turn-helix domain-containing protein: protein MESDNIRLLSAGSDPRVKDYFSALATLSSRVDELRGRFRPTLFGESYYSDSELAAMLKVSRRSLQDYRNNGTIPFIRLGGKILYRRSDIERVLEKNYTASF, encoded by the coding sequence ATGGAAAGCGACAACATCAGGCTGCTGTCAGCAGGCAGCGATCCGAGGGTGAAGGATTATTTCTCCGCCCTCGCAACCCTCTCGTCACGGGTAGATGAACTGCGTGGGCGGTTCCGACCGACGCTATTCGGCGAGAGTTATTATTCCGACAGCGAGCTTGCGGCAATGCTGAAAGTGAGCCGGCGCTCGCTTCAAGACTACCGCAACAACGGTACTATACCGTTTATACGTCTCGGCGGCAAGATACTCTACCGACGCTCCGACATCGAAAGGGTGCTTGAGAAAAACTATACCGCTTCATTCTGA
- a CDS encoding MobA protein, with amino-acid sequence MDKVKRKRGRPPKKQRAIYQYSVRFNEAENARFEVLFLKSGIRYRSWYIKKQVLEGKAKIIHIDPVDTDFYIRLTNFYAQFAAIGRNYTQVVEDIRRKFGDRRAAIMLTPLAKATIELVKLSQAHKSMTEDFRTTVVDYHWNGNK; translated from the coding sequence ATGGATAAAGTCAAAAGAAAACGCGGTCGTCCCCCAAAGAAACAGAGGGCCATATACCAATATTCGGTACGGTTCAACGAAGCCGAGAATGCCCGGTTCGAGGTACTGTTCTTAAAATCGGGCATACGCTACCGTTCGTGGTACATCAAAAAGCAGGTTCTTGAGGGAAAGGCAAAGATAATCCACATAGATCCGGTGGATACGGATTTCTACATCCGGCTGACCAACTTCTACGCGCAGTTCGCCGCCATAGGCAGGAACTACACTCAGGTGGTGGAGGATATCCGAAGGAAGTTCGGAGACAGGCGTGCCGCCATCATGCTCACCCCTCTTGCCAAAGCCACCATAGAACTTGTCAAACTGTCCCAGGCCCACAAAAGCATGACAGAAGATTTCCGCACCACGGTCGTAGATTATCACTGGAATGGCAATAAATAA